Proteins encoded by one window of Paenibacillus sp. DCT19:
- a CDS encoding IclR family transcriptional regulator, giving the protein MEDRKLTVRAVERALDILLCFTTRSDLGLTEIASQIGLHKSTVHRLMATLEERGFVIRDAATEKYRLGIRIWELSAHMSRSDDPAILLLPAMERLRDRLGETVSLYLRDGSERIRIQAVQSDQAIRRVAPVGVRLPLSVGASSKVLMAFATEEDREELMNGPEWPVFIDPKVYLAQMKDILEHGYATSYEEREPGAAAVSVPIMDRKGQIAAALSVSGPVSRLSQETLHEYAPVLKEAAAQMGLMLS; this is encoded by the coding sequence ATGGAAGACCGCAAGTTGACCGTCAGGGCTGTGGAACGAGCCTTGGATATATTATTGTGCTTCACAACTCGGAGTGATCTGGGGCTTACCGAGATTGCAAGCCAGATTGGTCTGCACAAAAGCACGGTGCACCGGCTGATGGCAACCTTGGAAGAACGGGGATTTGTTATCCGGGATGCAGCTACCGAGAAGTATCGGCTTGGCATCCGCATCTGGGAGCTGTCCGCTCATATGTCCCGTAGTGATGACCCAGCTATCCTTCTTCTTCCTGCGATGGAGCGTCTGAGAGATCGACTCGGGGAGACGGTTAGCTTGTATTTGCGGGATGGCAGTGAACGGATTCGGATTCAGGCTGTTCAGAGCGATCAGGCTATACGGCGTGTAGCTCCTGTTGGTGTGCGCCTTCCTTTATCCGTAGGTGCGTCCAGTAAGGTGCTAATGGCCTTTGCTACGGAAGAGGATCGTGAGGAGCTGATGAATGGGCCGGAGTGGCCTGTCTTTATCGATCCTAAGGTCTATCTCGCGCAGATGAAGGATATTCTGGAGCATGGTTATGCAACGAGCTATGAGGAGCGTGAACCGGGAGCTGCGGCGGTATCTGTACCGATTATGGATCGCAAAGGCCAAATCGCTGCTGCATTGTCTGTATCAGGACCTGTCAGCCGTCTATCACAAGAGACGTTACATGAGTATGCACCCGTGTTGAAAGAAGCAGCTGCTCAGATGGGCTTGATGTTATCTTAA
- a CDS encoding ZmpA/ZmpB/ZmpC family metallo-endopeptidase-related protein, giving the protein MRKKDRQKRSKLLRQIGIVALTFLMVLGLLPGLFQQGVVQARSCYEMTEIDSNNVEWNLISTPEELYCVGEDANGNYKLKNDISEADMSTFLNGGSWTPIAYEVEDESEPFTGRFDGNGYSISGLKTTDENQNDVGLFSDLYDAEVKNLILNNVSFTGNASVGGLAGSISNSRIEGVHISGNIQGNRRVGAYQGFLITVNILIIVLTLW; this is encoded by the coding sequence ATGAGAAAAAAGGATCGCCAGAAGCGCTCTAAGCTCCTGAGACAAATAGGGATTGTAGCCTTAACATTCCTTATGGTCTTGGGTTTGTTGCCAGGTCTATTTCAACAAGGAGTTGTACAGGCAAGAAGTTGTTATGAGATGACGGAAATCGATTCAAATAATGTAGAATGGAATCTCATTAGTACTCCTGAAGAGCTGTACTGCGTGGGAGAAGACGCAAACGGTAATTATAAGCTGAAGAATGATATTTCTGAAGCAGATATGAGCACGTTTTTAAACGGAGGATCTTGGACACCGATTGCCTATGAGGTAGAAGATGAGTCTGAACCTTTTACAGGCAGGTTTGATGGTAACGGTTATTCAATCTCCGGTTTGAAAACAACAGATGAAAATCAGAATGATGTAGGGCTGTTCTCTGATTTGTATGATGCTGAGGTTAAAAATCTTATATTAAATAATGTATCCTTTACAGGGAATGCGTCGGTAGGTGGGCTTGCAGGTAGTATATCAAATTCTCGTATTGAGGGTGTGCATATCAGTGGGAATATACAAGGCAATAGAAGAGTAGGGGCATATCAGGGGTTTCTAATAACAGTGAATATATTAATAATAGTACTGACGTTGTGGTGA
- a CDS encoding S-layer homology domain-containing protein, with amino-acid sequence MSGYQTIGGLIGESNDNTIRQSYASGQVIGNYQVGGLIGELNYESESELNQTIEDNYVVGSMKTYAAGEDEFSAETIGGLIGEVRKNGRNDDIQVIIQNNYVAASLEVDLSNGVSSPIDDQTIGSVIGKVKGPTNQVTFFGNYFDLNKIDTNQQNGSDYAMGLTTEQMKQQSNFSGWDFDEVWTFRQRINDGYPILRSSKLMTAPTPPLPDPTIHFLSPYPLYGTVTQSTSKVTVKVSEPGRFYFDNDVWDMFNDQLTKEDTKLNAMNKQTYVDLAANEEKTFLFTGLDENTLYRLYLAVEDVNGQLVDMGSNIYPTPANYTPLPQNVVATPGDGQSALEWTEEPEVEYRVYMYQGTEAPKDPDLWTNVTDSYIDGYIGGLTNGESYVFAVRSYASDEMNSDYVASNVVTPQEENTGGGNDGGGGSNPDPDPDPDPNFPVPQHVVATKGDKKVTLTWDPILNGYASVYMYEGSSAPIDPSQWILVSTEIMNNSWEIKDLKEGEKYIFAVKAVYDGGESEYGISNSVKINITPSNPETPGNGGGGGVITPTPVTPTPSPAPVTTSPAPTTPQAPQKEVIKVDVANGNQASTIASLEISRTRGTDGTVKDELLLDQSKTQTIIDQLKQTGSRTAVVLIPDTKDEVSQWDLNLSPQSSAMLAEQGVDLVISNPNVKITIPASSLLGRTDDIYFRLVPVKKETERSEIQTRVQSNETITQVVGTTNIQILGRPMTIETNLQSRPVTLVLPVEASQIAGVNSEELGVYIEHSDGTKELVHGKLVTINNDDQQGIEIQVNKFSTFSVVKVKDWTDNSLKAQPYIQGYADGSFRPERNVTRAEMATLITRITGASTLEASHPFTDVNSSHWADAAISAAAQSSYVQGYTDGSFKPNQAITRAEMAALLQPLVTSDQMKTVPTAFTDVNGHWAQQAVEQLSSAGVVTGYADGTFRPSQPITRAEAVTMLNKLIGLQAATNAAGQWSDVPATHWAYAAIEAASIRQ; translated from the coding sequence GTGAGTGGTTATCAGACAATAGGTGGACTGATCGGAGAGTCGAATGATAATACCATTCGTCAGAGCTACGCTTCAGGACAGGTAATAGGGAACTATCAGGTTGGTGGCTTGATTGGTGAACTTAATTATGAATCTGAATCTGAACTGAACCAGACTATTGAAGACAACTATGTGGTTGGTTCAATGAAAACTTATGCTGCAGGTGAGGATGAATTTTCTGCTGAGACTATTGGAGGCTTAATTGGAGAAGTAAGAAAAAATGGTCGTAATGATGACATCCAAGTAATTATTCAGAATAATTACGTTGCTGCATCCCTCGAAGTTGACCTTTCTAATGGTGTATCATCACCTATTGATGATCAGACGATAGGGTCAGTCATCGGCAAAGTGAAAGGCCCAACTAATCAAGTGACTTTTTTCGGTAATTATTTTGATTTGAACAAAATTGATACGAACCAGCAGAATGGTTCTGATTATGCAATGGGTCTTACTACTGAGCAGATGAAACAACAATCTAATTTCAGTGGATGGGATTTCGATGAGGTTTGGACATTCAGACAACGTATTAATGATGGGTATCCGATCTTGCGTTCATCCAAGCTGATGACTGCACCGACTCCGCCACTGCCAGATCCGACAATACACTTCCTGTCTCCATACCCTTTGTACGGAACAGTTACTCAATCCACATCTAAAGTTACAGTGAAGGTGAGTGAGCCTGGTAGATTTTACTTTGACAACGATGTGTGGGACATGTTTAATGATCAGTTGACAAAAGAAGATACCAAGTTAAACGCTATGAACAAACAAACCTATGTGGATTTAGCTGCGAATGAAGAAAAAACGTTCTTGTTTACAGGTTTGGATGAGAACACATTGTATCGATTGTACCTGGCTGTTGAAGATGTGAATGGTCAACTCGTAGATATGGGATCTAATATTTATCCAACACCTGCAAACTATACTCCTCTTCCGCAAAATGTAGTCGCTACACCGGGTGATGGTCAGTCTGCCCTTGAATGGACTGAAGAACCAGAAGTAGAATATCGCGTGTATATGTACCAAGGTACGGAGGCACCAAAAGATCCAGATCTGTGGACCAATGTAACGGACAGTTACATCGATGGATATATCGGTGGGCTGACGAATGGTGAATCTTATGTGTTTGCAGTTAGATCGTATGCTTCCGATGAAATGAATTCAGATTATGTTGCGTCTAACGTTGTAACTCCGCAAGAGGAGAATACAGGCGGTGGTAATGATGGTGGTGGTGGATCTAATCCAGATCCAGACCCAGACCCAGACCCGAATTTTCCTGTACCGCAGCACGTAGTGGCAACAAAGGGAGATAAAAAGGTTACGTTAACTTGGGATCCAATTTTAAACGGGTACGCTTCAGTTTATATGTACGAAGGTTCATCAGCACCGATAGATCCTTCACAATGGATTCTTGTTTCTACGGAAATTATGAATAATAGTTGGGAAATTAAAGACCTTAAAGAAGGCGAAAAATATATATTCGCTGTTAAAGCTGTATATGATGGTGGCGAATCGGAATATGGAATTTCTAATTCAGTGAAGATTAACATCACTCCATCCAATCCAGAAACACCGGGTAATGGGGGAGGCGGGGGAGTTATTACACCTACTCCGGTAACGCCAACACCGTCACCAGCACCTGTGACAACGAGTCCTGCGCCAACTACTCCACAAGCTCCACAAAAAGAAGTAATCAAAGTGGATGTAGCAAATGGGAATCAGGCGTCAACGATTGCTTCCTTGGAGATTAGTCGTACACGGGGCACAGATGGCACGGTGAAGGATGAGCTTCTGCTTGATCAGAGCAAGACCCAAACCATTATTGATCAATTGAAACAGACAGGCTCCCGCACAGCGGTTGTCTTGATTCCAGATACGAAAGATGAAGTATCACAGTGGGACCTTAATCTCTCTCCACAATCGTCAGCAATGCTGGCTGAGCAAGGTGTGGATCTCGTTATTTCCAATCCAAACGTGAAGATTACTATACCGGCAAGTTCTTTGCTCGGACGTACAGATGATATTTATTTCCGTCTGGTACCGGTGAAAAAAGAGACTGAACGTTCAGAAATCCAAACGAGAGTGCAAAGCAATGAGACAATTACTCAAGTTGTAGGCACAACGAATATTCAGATTCTCGGTCGTCCAATGACGATCGAAACGAATCTGCAGAGCAGACCTGTAACGCTCGTATTACCTGTTGAGGCTAGTCAGATCGCAGGTGTGAATTCTGAAGAGCTGGGTGTATACATTGAGCATAGCGACGGTACGAAGGAGCTTGTACACGGTAAACTCGTTACGATAAACAATGATGATCAACAAGGCATTGAGATTCAAGTCAACAAATTCAGTACGTTCTCCGTTGTTAAAGTGAAGGACTGGACGGACAACAGCTTGAAAGCTCAGCCATATATTCAAGGATATGCAGATGGTAGTTTCCGACCAGAGCGTAATGTAACTCGCGCAGAAATGGCAACATTAATTACGCGTATTACAGGAGCATCTACATTGGAAGCCAGTCATCCTTTTACAGACGTGAACTCCAGTCACTGGGCAGATGCAGCTATCTCAGCAGCAGCTCAATCCAGTTATGTTCAAGGCTACACGGACGGCAGCTTCAAGCCAAATCAAGCGATTACTCGTGCGGAAATGGCTGCTCTATTACAGCCGTTGGTAACATCTGACCAGATGAAGACTGTGCCGACAGCATTTACTGATGTGAACGGGCATTGGGCACAGCAGGCAGTAGAACAATTGAGTTCAGCTGGAGTAGTTACCGGTTATGCAGATGGCACGTTCCGTCCAAGTCAGCCGATCACTCGCGCTGAAGCCGTAACGATGCTGAATAAGCTGATTGGTCTTCAAGCTGCAACGAATGCAGCGGGACAGTGGTCGGATGTACCTGCCACACATTGGGCATATGCAGCGATTGAGGCAGCTTCTATCCGCCAATAG
- a CDS encoding alpha/beta hydrolase produces MYSTSQSEAPLQTKVSDLPTSLSPRLIRFKHIIVALLLSVVFFLLFCFIALHGYIAWVLSNPTVAPVFSNPMQARNMKYEDITFPAADGSRTMQGWYIPADKDVNKTIIFSHGYGANREETWVPMYDLAHYAHQLGFNVIMFDYGFASQVNKAVATGGKAESQQLLGAIQTAKQRGAEELVVWGFSMGAGTALQTGLLTEDVDAMILDSTFLLEPDTLYHNIHNQIDLPRQPTLEIMKLLFPVLNGTGLQQIPYQEVKKEDYPFPIFFIHGTEDEKAPYPIAELLAANQTNPNSEEWIVDGSHHELIFREHPKEYLRRVSTFLSHVTKTTSDDLDRY; encoded by the coding sequence ATGTATTCGACATCCCAGAGCGAAGCCCCGCTGCAAACGAAAGTGTCCGATCTGCCTACTTCGTTATCGCCAAGGCTGATTCGGTTCAAGCATATTATCGTAGCGTTGCTGCTCTCCGTGGTATTTTTTCTACTCTTTTGTTTTATTGCACTACACGGTTACATCGCCTGGGTCTTATCCAACCCAACGGTAGCCCCTGTCTTCTCTAATCCGATGCAAGCGAGGAATATGAAGTACGAAGACATAACATTCCCTGCGGCAGACGGAAGCCGAACGATGCAGGGCTGGTACATTCCTGCCGACAAAGATGTGAACAAAACGATTATCTTCAGTCATGGCTATGGTGCCAACCGTGAGGAAACCTGGGTTCCGATGTATGACCTTGCCCATTATGCGCACCAACTTGGATTTAACGTCATTATGTTCGATTATGGTTTTGCATCTCAGGTGAATAAAGCCGTCGCTACAGGCGGCAAAGCGGAATCACAACAATTGCTGGGCGCCATTCAAACGGCGAAGCAACGAGGTGCTGAGGAGCTCGTCGTATGGGGATTCTCCATGGGTGCAGGCACAGCATTACAGACAGGCCTTCTTACCGAGGATGTTGATGCGATGATTCTGGACAGCACATTTTTACTTGAACCAGATACGCTGTATCACAACATTCATAATCAGATCGATCTTCCGCGCCAACCTACACTTGAGATTATGAAGCTGTTGTTCCCGGTTCTGAACGGCACTGGATTACAGCAAATTCCGTATCAAGAGGTCAAAAAAGAGGATTATCCTTTCCCGATTTTCTTCATTCACGGTACGGAAGACGAGAAGGCGCCTTATCCAATCGCGGAGCTACTCGCCGCCAATCAAACCAATCCGAATTCAGAGGAATGGATCGTGGACGGTTCCCACCATGAGTTAATCTTCCGTGAGCATCCCAAAGAATACCTGCGCCGCGTATCAACCTTCCTGAGCCATGTAACGAAGACCACCAGTGATGATCTGGATCGATATTAA